The proteins below are encoded in one region of Colletotrichum lupini chromosome 5, complete sequence:
- a CDS encoding major facilitator superfamily transporter, which yields MTSKTNTAANNEADRVKDMEPQIFEDENPEKPIPRNTGKIDYSGAQEKTDPKEIALVKKLDRWIMPMLWSMYWLNYLDRNAIALARLNDLEKDLNLTGSQYQTCVSILFVGYILGQIPSNMFLTRTRPSRYMGIMMMLWAVVSALTAVSKDFTGLLLTRFFLGVTEAPYYPGAVYLLSIFYTRKEVATRIAILYTGNILATAFAGLIAAGIFHGMDDLAGIAGWKWLFILQGAVTFVIAVIGFFLLPDFPQTTKWLTQEERDLAYNRMELDTVANKGETSTWNGLRQAAKDPMVWIFCAMAHMHLAANGFKNFFPSVVKTLGFNTTITLVLTCPPYLIAGAVTIAVSWSSGKFNERTWHITASKAVAVVGFISAAATMNLAGRYVSMVIFTIGTYGVNSLILGWCGSVCGQTKEKKAVAISMVTMIMNVSFIWTPYLWPSSDEPRYVIAMSSSAAFSIATALLAWLGKIILKKRNEKLRASPDETAVFYVY from the exons ATGACCTCCAAAACCAATACCGCGGCTAATAATGAAGCCGACAGAGTCAAGGATATGGAGCCCCAAATCTTTGAGGACGAGAACCCAGAGAAGCCCATTCCAAGGAACACGGGCAAGATCGACTACTCTGGGGCTCAGGAGAAGACTGATCCCAAGGAAATCGCTCTTGTGAAGAAGTTAGACAGATGGATCATG CCGATGCTATGGTCCATGTACTGGCTGAAT TACCTTGACCGCAATGCCATTGCTTTGGCTCGTCTCAACGATCTCGAGAAAGACCTCAATTTAACTGGTTCTC AGTACCAGACCTGTGTTTCGATTCTCTTCGTCGGTTACATTCT AGGACAGATCCCTTCAAATATGTTCCTTACTCGAACCCGGCCTAGCCGCTATATG GGAATCATGATGATGCTCTGGGCTGTTGTTAGCGCTCTCACTGCAGTTTCCAAGGACTTCACCGGACTTCTCCTCACCCGGTTCTTTCTCGGAGTCACTGAAGCTCCATACTATCCCGGTGCTGTCTACTTGCTGAGTATCTTCTACACCCGAAAAGAGGTTGCCACTCGCATTGCTATCCTCTACACCGGAAATATTCTCGCCACTGCCTTCGCCGGCCTGATTGCTGCCGGGATTTTCCACGGCATGGATGACCTCGCGGGCATTGCAGGCTGGAAGTGGCTGTTCATCCTCCAAGGTGCTGTTACGTTCGTCATTGCAGTCATCGGCTTCTTTCTACTTCCCGACTTCCCACAGACCACCAAGTGGTTGACACAGGAAGAACGTGACCTCGCCTACAACCGTATGGAACTCGACACCGTTGCCAATAAGGGCGAGACCAGCACCTGGAACGGTCTGCGTCAAGCTGCCAAAGACCCCATGGTCTGGATCTTCTGTGCGATGGCCCACATGCATCTGGCTGCCAATGGTTTCAAGAACTTT TTTCCAAGCGTTGTCAAGACACTCGGCTTCAACACAACCATCACCCTCGTGCTCACCTGTCCCCCCTACCTCATTGCTGGTGCGGTTACCATTGCTGTGTCTTGGTCATCAGGCAAGTTCAATGAGCGCACATGGCATATCACCGCGTCCAAAGCCGTCGCCGTTGTCGGTTTTATTTCAGCCGCTGCCACGATGAACTTGGCTGGTCGATACGTCTCCATGGTGATCTTCACCATCGGCACATACGGAGTCAACTCG TTGATCCTAGGTTGGTGCGGCAGTGTCTGTGGTCAAACAAAAGAGAAAAAGGCAGTGGCCATCTCCATGGTGACCATGATCATGAACGTCAGCTTCATTTGGACCCCATATCTTTGGCCCAGCAGCGACGAGCCTCGTTATGTCATCGCCATGTCAAGCAGCGCCGCATTCAGCATTGCTACTGCTTTGCTGGCTTGGCTTGGAAAGATCATCTTGAAGAAGCGCAATGAGAAGCTCAGGGCTTCCCCTGACGAGACCGCCGTCTTTTATGTCTACTGA
- a CDS encoding C6 zinc finger protein, whose amino-acid sequence MAPVAPVSAPQILSFALRDRPKRANAIIRKRRIRCDEGKPSCLNCGKSKRTCEGYAPKSTGNERRLQEYRPLLIRPNYEMYMFTAQLEKDQFEYWMTFSKQFTLFPSDLITQLIPQIAREEPAIRHAAFAIGAVTLGSDSRLQCTSGAGPFMKDALQHYVI is encoded by the exons ATGGCGCCGGTGGCCCCGGTTTCGGCGCCCCAGATCCTCAGCTTTGCCCTCAGGGACCGGCCGAAG CGAGCTAACGCAATCATTAGAAAACGACGCATCCGTTGCGATGAGGGGAAGCCATCCTGTCTAAATTGCGGCAAATCAAAGCGAACTTGCGAAGGATACGCACCAAAGTCCACGGGAAATGAACGTAGATTGCAGGAATACCGCCCACTGCTCATTCGACCCAACTACGAGATGTACATGTTTACTGCACAACTCGAGAAAGATCAATTCGAGTATTGGATGACATTCAGCAAGCAGTTTACTCTGTTTCCGTCGGATCTCATCACACAGCTCATACCACAAATTGCCCGTGAAGAGCCGGCCATCAGACACGCAGCGTTTGCCATTGGCGCAGTCACTTTGGGCAGCGATAGTCGCCTACAATGCACCAGTGGCGCGGGTCCATTCATGAAGGATGCTTTGCAACATTATGTAATATAG
- a CDS encoding CFEM domain-containing protein, producing MSNEMKVKKAHFPGLALTQEDPRPNGGHCPIRYSHPSTPPAPLQPSPLLYTITGAALRPADHSKVGYARGTFDYEVGPVLALFFFHHTVATRMHMPTPFGPSNHFSRPGSPSYPLSPRFLTCLRSNSTDGGPHPSGFSDGSPLLVVCPVPALRTLSEHPAYTHTAERHQGATTRTLYSGFYLHKVCSPSAFLRLSLLLCFIHTRLSFIPTPDTHYHLTLTTHQQATIIKMKYAYALAALAAVVAAQVDPTIIPECARQCLLDATASATSCKAGDYVCSCEPANKSAIQAAATGCVVGACGADVALNQVLPASDKLCAAASAGSGMSASASASSSAAASSAASAASSVPPASMPSVASTTAVTVTASPSASSVVVTSTRASNGTASASGTASGTAAATTSAVQAGAAGLAPIGGLAMLVLGALAI from the exons ATGTCCAACGAGATGA AGGTCAAAAAAGCCCACTTCCCCGGCCTCGCCTTGACCCAAGAAGATCCCCGTCCTAACGGAGGACACTGTCCAATCCGGTATTCCCACCCGTCCACACCCCCTGCTCCTCTGCAACCCTCGCCTTTGCTCTATACGATCACCGGCGCAGCCCTGAGGCCTGCAGACCACTCGAAGGTCGGGTACGCGCGGGGAACTTTCGACTACGAGGTAGGCCCTGTTCTCgctctcttcttttttcaTCATACCGTTGCAACGCGCATGCACATGCCGACCCCATTCGGACCTAGCAACCACTTCTCACGACCAGGGTCTCCCAGCTATCCACTTTCCCCCAGATTCTTGACTTGCTTGCGCAGTAACTCTACTGACGGAGGTCCTCATCCATCCGGGTTTTCT GATGGAAGCCCACTTCTAGTCGTTTGCCCCGTCCCAGCCCTGAGAACCTTG TCCGAACATCCCGCCTATACCCATACAGCCGAAAGGCATCAGGGTGCAACCACACGTACCCTCTACTCCGGCTTCTATCTACATAAAGTCTGCTCTCCCTCAGCTTTTCTCAGGCTCTCTCTTCTCCTCTGCTTCATCCACACTCGCTTGTCTTTCATACCGACACCTGATACCCACTACCACCTTACACTCACAACCCACCAACAAGCAACAATTATCAAAATGAAGTACGCGTATGCTCTCGCTGCCCTGGCCGCTGTCGTCGCCGCCCAGGTTGACCCTACCATCATCCCCGAGTGCGCTCGTCAGTGCTTGCTGGACGCCACTGCCTCGGCCACCAGCTGCAAGGCGGGCGACTACGTCTGTTCCTGCGAGCCCGCCAACAAGTCTGCCATCCAGGCCGCCGCCACTGGCTGCGTCGTCGGAGCCTGCGGTGCCGACGTTGCTCTGA ACCAGGTCCTTCCCGCCTCCGACAAGCTTTGCGCCGCCGCTTCGGCCGGCTCTGGCATGTCTGCCTCAGCttccgcctcctcctcggccgCTGCCTCCTCGGCTGCCTCTGCTGCCTCTTCGGTCCCCCCCGCCAGCATGCCTTCCGTTGCCTCCACCACGGCCGTGACCGTCACTGCCTCTCCCTCCGCCAGCAGCGTTGTCGTCACCTCTACCCGCGCCAGCAACGGCACCGCCTCTGCCTCTGGCACCGCTTCCGGTACCGCTGCCGCTACCACCTCCGCCGTCCAGGCTGGCGCTGCTGGCCTTGCCCCCATCGGTGGTCTTGCCATGCTGGTTCTCGGTGCTCTTGCCATCTAA